Below is a genomic region from Cynocephalus volans isolate mCynVol1 chromosome 14, mCynVol1.pri, whole genome shotgun sequence.
TGTACCTACGTACGAACAAACTAAAGCTACTGCTCATTCATCCGCTGTCCAGGAAAGCTTGGGAGACATTCCTGCCTTtctacatggaaaaaaaatagtacaagTTTCAAAATTTTCTGTAATTAAACAAGGCATATTCATGTACTACATACCATCTCAGCGTTAAGAGGTGGCCTCTTCACtttatatctatataaaaaaaagtggtaaaaatcttttccttttgtgCAGTTGAACCCATCCTACATTCAAATTCTCTCAAGCACTAATAAACAAAATACTTATTTGGTTGAGGAAGAGTTAAGGCAAGTTCGGGCCCTTCCAAAGGCACTGTGAGATTACCCCCATTATTGCTACATGTCTTTATACTCAAGAGTATGTCACAGTAGAACTGGtggaataagcaaacaaaaaacattttttgctaGTTTATAAAGTTGTTACTAGAAAAGTATGCCACATTTAAGTCTGATTGCAAAGTATgtggtcattcttttttttctttaaagttggaTGGGCTACAACCATTATACATTCTAAGAAAACTCATAAGATGTTTCTCAAACTACTTCCACAGCATCAGATAGATTTCTGTAAAGAAATCATGCAATCTTTCAAAATTTACGTaaacaaggaaagaaattaatgaaataaatattacatacaatctcttaaattaagatttttgttttactcatttacaataaaataaccAAGTGAAGTTACAAAAGGCATATATTACTGTGAAAAGAACATACACTCCACATTTTGCCGATTAATAATGGCAATCataatttaacataataaaagaatatatatctaTTGCTTTCCATCATACTTGATAAATACAGTATGAACAAAATTTTCAATGTATACTTTTCACAAgataataaataagttaaatagtttttttcataTTGAGTTGTGGTGCAGTGGTGCGAATCAACTCAAAACAGCTAAAAATTCAGCAGTTATTCCCCAACAATTACAAACTAAGCTTTGCCCAAGGCTTCCAGAGAGAGCAGACAAAATGGTTCTAAACTAAACATCCACTAAGTGGTGGCAATGAAACCAGTAACCAGTAGGAAACTTGGAATGCAAGGGTTTgttttcctcccccccccccccccggacatatctaacttaaaaaaaaaaaaacaacaaaaaatccccaTGGAGCTGAGGGCTACTATCAAGGCATATTCTTGGCAAAATATTGGATTCTAAAAGCTTATAGGTTTAGAGCaaggtggtggctggctggctggcttgTTTACACCGGTCTGAGGCAAACGACAATCAGGAACTTCTTTCAAGATAAGAGTTCCCACATCTGGACTGTAACTAATGCTTTTCAAGTGAAGAGATGGAATGGTGGTTGGTAGCTGCTGGTGCTGGGTTGATTTTTCCTGAAGTCCCAAACTCATCGGAGACCTAAAAAAGTTTTAAGGGTTTGGTATTTTGTTCTATTTGCATCACAACTACCCTGTTGTGAATATTTTGTTCATCAATACAAAAAGTtcgttggcttttttttttttttttttgctcaacaaGAACGAAACTtcgtaataataataaaaataataaaaaaaaagaccaaaaaacccCCAAGAGGAAACCGAAAAGGGAGGGGTGGGGCCCCTCCCGGCACAGAGTTCGAGTCCAAGTGCTCGGTCGGGCCTGCAGTCTGCCTGTGGCCTCTGTCACCCCCACCCCCGTGCCCCAGCAGGGGCGAAATGGCGAGGGAcgccccccaacacccccagagcggccttcccttcctcctcctcctcgctgGCGCCCTCTTGCCTCAGTCGTCGGAGATGGAGAGGCGGCTGAAGATGGGCAGGCGGCGGCCAGGGTCGAGGCTGGGGGACTCGGAGCCGCTGAGACTGCCAGAGCTCAGGGAACCGCTCAGGTAGCTGTCGCGGTCCGACAGCGAGTCCGGGGGGCTGGGGGGCGCGTCGAACACAGGCGACTCGGACAGGCGGCGCGGCAGCTGGAAGCTGAAGGGCGGCGAGGGCGGCGCGGTGGCGCTGGCGGGGAGGGGCGCGTTGGGCGGCGCCGGGGGGTGCGCAGGGGGCGCCaggccctgctgctgctgctgctggctgcgGTAGTAGGCGGCGGCCACCGCGGCGAAGTTGTGGGTCTGGATGGCGAGCGGCGTGATGAGGCTGCTCAGCTCCGGGCCGAAGGCGAAGGCGTTGTTGGCGCACGAGGCCGACGAGCAGGCTGCGCACGGGGCCCCGGGCGCCAGCAGGTCCTCGGCGCCGCCCGTGCCGTAGAGCAGCGCGGCCGCCGCCGCGGAGGCGCAGCACGTCGGAGCGCCCGAGGGCGTGGAGGCCGCCGAGgccgaggagcaggaggaggcagaCGAGGAGCAAGACGAGGCCGACGAGCAGGAGGGCGGCGGCGGCGTGCGCGACGTGGGGCTGTCGAGCAGCAGCGGCGACTCGAGGCTCCCCGGGGGCTGGTGGTGGCCCGACGGGAAGCCCGAGAAGCTGAGGCTGTGGTGCAGCTTGGGCCGCGGCTCCCGAGGGAAGCCCAGGTGCAGCGCGTCGCGCGCGTTAAAGGTGCGCAGGTCCCCGGAGGCGGCCCCCGACGGGGCGGGCCGCCGCTCGTCCGCGTTGTGGATGAAGTGGCAGCGCGGCCCGTAGGGGCAGAAACCGATGGTGTGGAAAGTGCGGCACAGCTCCGTCTTGTACTTGGGGTGCCGTGTCAGGCTGCGCAGCTCGTGGAAGCCGTGCGCGAACTGGCACTTCTCGCCGTACTTGCACGTGCCGCTCTCCTCGAAGGGCCGGCACAGCTCAGTTTTGTAGCGCGTGGAGTTGATCTGGGAGCCGCCGCCccccttctgctgctgctgcaggtgCAGGAGGTGCTGGCTGCGCTCGCCGTTCTCGCTGAACGAGCGGTCCCGGAATTTATTCTCCTTGTTGAGCAGAGCCGTGCCGCCGCCGCCCCCCGACGGCTCCTTGAGAGTGCCGTAGGAGGCCGGGCCGCCAGCCGCCGCGGTGCCGCAGCTGCTGCCGTTAGCGGCACCCGGGAACTTGGGCGAGCAGCTGCCGGGGCTGGGCGCGGGGTGGGCGAGCGCGTGCAGGTTGCTGGCCGAGTGCCGTCGGAGGAAGCCCGGCGCGAAGCCCGAGCTGGGCGCGGCGGCCACGGGCGTCCCCACCGCCTTCTTGTCCAGCATGTTGTTCAGATTGAGGTTGGCCAGGGATTTCTCCGTCTGCCAAAGGGAGAGGAGCGGGGAAGGGATGAAAAAcggaaggggagggaagagctGGGGCGAGCTGTAGACAGTAACTCCCAGTCTTCCGATTTTCCCCCTCTTTTTGCGAATTTCGACTTGGCCGCCATCCTCCACCCATACAGGAGCAAAAGAAACATGTGATCCTCAGCCCGTGGGCCGCCGGGGTGGGCGGCGCAAAATCCGGGAAGCCCCGGGCAGCGTGGCCGTGGTCGGCTCCGGAGGAACTGCACGGCCACAGCGGCTCCCTCCCCAGCGCCTTCTCCCCGCCCGCACGGCGCGAGCTCACACTACTGCAAACTCCCGGATTTTTCTCGGCCCGAAAAGTCAAGGTGGGGAGGGGGTCTCCCAAAAACCGAGGACAGAGGCAAAGTCTGAGAACGCGAAGGGCTTCTGCTTGctcgcctccctccctccctactgCCCTGCGTACCTTGCACAAGAAGTCGATATCGTAGAAGGCGGACAGAAGTGTGGTCGACATGTTTCTAGATCCTGTAATGGTCGGAGCTACAGGCGGGGAGGACGGGAGGAACCCTCGGGGCGGCGCGGCCGGGCTCGAGCCACGACGAGTAACGGGCAAGGGGCGGGGAGCGCCGGAAAGTTTGCTGGGTAGGGGgcgagagaagagggagagggaagcaGCGTGGACTGGGTGGAGGGTGGCGCGGAGTGaggagtggggggagaggagagggaagcgAAGAGCGCTGCTCCGCGCCCCGGGGTGCCCGGCCCGCCCCCCCGCGCGGAGCCGACGGCAGCTCGCGGACTGCTGGAACTCGGCAACCCGCGAGCGCGCGCCCTATATACAGCCCGGGAGCGCGGCAGCGGCAGGGCGGGCGCGCCGGGGGAGGGGACAGAACACTGACCCCGCCGGGGTCTCCAGGCAACGCCGCCCGCCGGCTCGCGGACGTCAGGCGCCTTCCAGGCCTCCCATTGGCCGccgccaattttttttttttaccttgggggagggggtgggaggcctCGGGGCGGGGCAGGCTGCCGGGGCGCCCGGGGCGGTGTGGAGAGCTTGGCACAGTTGGGTGCTGCTGGGTGGCGGCGGGAAGATACAGCTTCCCTCCTCGGGAGCTGCAGTGTTGGGAAGCCCCAGCAAGTTTAACGTTGCCGGGGTTCTGCAGCTCTGGACGTGTTTTTCCCCGCCCGATCCTGCTAGGCGGATTTGCAGAACTTCTATCTTCCACCTTCGGTTTTGTACTGGGCGCGGGAATTGCAAAATGCAAAAATACTGCAACCGTTCGCGCTGCCCGGCCGGTTTGCAAAGGGTGCTCTGGCCGGCGAGCTGGGGCTCAGGGCCTGAGTCCCCTAGGTGGAGGCTCCGGCCCGACTGCACGTGGAGGGGCGGTGGGGGCGGGGCGGCAGCGGCCACGCGGGCGGCTGCTGCGGCAGTCTTGCCCGGAGGAGCCCGGGCCCGTTTCTCcgcccccctccctgcccaggCTCAGTAAACAGGGCTTGAGCGCCGGGGCTTGCCGGGTAGGGCTGAGTGTCTGAGGACAAGGCGCTGGCTTTGCTAATCACATCACAAGACCTTGAGCCAGGGCCAAAGGCACAGAATGGCGCGGGGCGTCCCGGGTGGGGGAGCCGACTTGGAAGACGGGAGGAAAGGCCGGGAGAGTTCTGGAGGCATGGAGGCGACTTCCCGCCACCCCTTCCGTTTGCTGGCCGGCCCTCCCGGGGTTTGGGGTACAGCTGCCAGTTGAGGCTCCCCTCGCGGCGCAGCCTTGGCCTATCCCGCTCTCCAAGGCCCCTCCCTTCCTGGCCAGGGGGAGCGCCGCGCCCCGCCTTAGCTCGGTGCGGGCTGCGGGATCCGGCTGAGGCCGACCCGCGGCCCAGGAGGGGCACCAGGACGCGGACGGTGGGCAGGCCCCTCTCGGTTCCCTTCTCTCGCCAGCCCCACACCCCAACGGCTTGCGCTGGGAAACGCGCTTTGCCAATTGGCACCCCGCCCCCGTCTGGGTACGGGGCAGACACCCCCACCTAGCGCCCAGTGAGGCTAAAGCCGCTGACAGCCCCACTCAGGCCGATTTGGAATCTAGTGCAGGACACTTCTCACTCCGCTTCTACACAGGCTGCCAAAAAGCTGGAGCCGGGGGCCCACGATTTGGCCCATCTGGCAGCCCAGGCCGCAGTTGGGCCTGAGCTGGAAGGTCCAGGACCCGCCAGGGAAGGAAGCTACTTGACCCACACCTCGTTCCCAAACTGATCTTCCTTTCACTGTCTCCTTGCACGCAGTTCCATCCTGGAACGGAATAGGAAGGCCTGTCACTCAGGGAACTGAGTCCAGCCTGAATTTCTCACTGCCCTATGTCCCTCACTGCCCAGGGAGGTAGAGGTCAGGGTAGGGCTGAGAGGACTTGAGGATCATAAATGCAGGGCTGGAGCTCAGCATTATAAGTCATGTGGTTTTTGGCAAATCACATAATCTCTTTGGTACTTGGATTTCCTTGTAAAACTAAGATAAAATTCTTGCTTTACTCATCTCTCACCTTTGTCAAGGAGCAAATGAAATATCTGTGAAGGTGTTTAAAAGATAAACCAGTACAAACTATCGTTATGTATTAAAACAAATTGACAAAGCATGAAAATGGAGAGAGCCAGGCCTCTGGGCTACAGCCAGATGGATGGAGGTCTGCAGCAGCATGAGTGCAGAGCCATAGAGGTACCCAAATCTTGGATGCTAGTGCTCATAGTCAAAGGTAGGCAGTGACCTCAGGATAGGAACCCTCACTCTTACCACCCACCCCGCACTGGGCCCTAAACAGGGCTGGGCAACTGTAGCTGAAACTGCTTTGTTCTTTGTTGAAATGACCCTAAACACAAGAGTTTGAAGGTGGCCTTGAGAGTAGGGTTTTCCAAGTTTCCCCTGGAAATGCATCAGGCAAGTGTGACATGGCCATTTTCCTAGCCCTTGCTATTAGGTTAGTAACACGATTTCAGATTCAAAAGCAGTGGAAACAGCTGTCCCTCCTGTCCTCCCATGCTGGCCAGAGCCAGCGAAGATCAAAATCTGGGGTAATTCCCAGTCAACAGTGATGAGAACAGCCACTTTGCAGTCTTGGTGGAAGGATTCTGGAGAGAACATGTAAACATGTTATGGTACGTGCTTTGGTACAGAGTACCTGgtagtgtaaaatatttttattattatgtaactgctttcattttgttttaaatgaagaaaaaaggaggaTGGCCCTTTTCTAATGCATTGGGCTTTGTTGGGCCAGTTTCATAATTATTCCACCATGGTTATCACCACATTACACCACTAAGTCCCTGACTTCTCACCAGCTAGAAGCTAGAACAAAAAAGAAGTGTTAGGCTGACAAACTTCCATTAGGTGTGGGCTACCCAGATGCCTAACTAGGTAATTCAGGATCACAGAAACCTCGCTTGGGGCTGAATGGTTGCAAAGCCACCCAGGTAATTTCTTGTTCTCTTTAGTAAAACTTTGGATACTGAGTGAActtctctcctgcctcttcctACAGAGCCCTTTCTCTATACTTCCAGTACAGCTGTGTTTTTAGTGTTAGGAGGCTTTCTCTCAAAGAGAGACAAATTACACTGGAAATTATCAGCTTTTCTGCAGTAGGAAGTGATCATATCAAACTCTCTTCTCTAACCTGCTCCTTTAGATCTTCAAACATCAGTAAAATAATTCTAAGTGACCACTCACCTgagaagtaattaaaaatatttacagaccCTAAATGCTGGTACAAGTTTATATACTATAACTGAAATGGCTTTTTCAGATAACTAGGATCAAAAATGAATGCGAATGAGGCTACAACCCACTCAAGCTATGAGTTGCAAGATAACTGTGGCTAACACTTATTCTGAAGTTATAAATATAATTGTAAACTAACGAAGAAACAGGACCAGCAGCAAAATGTATGCAAGAGTGCCACCTGCTGGGTGTCTGAGGAaaagggctgggctgggatggaAAAGCAGAAAGGGATAACTTCATTGGCATCTTAAATGAGAATATTTCTATTATTGCCACCAAGCAAGTGATAGTAAACGTGTAGATGTCAAATAAATCATTTATTCTGgctctcccctttccccaggtTTCTTCTAACAGGCAAGAGAATATGATTTTACTGGGTGGCAAAATTAGGTTTCCTAGCACTAGCATAAATTCTTTTTTAGAGGATAAGGGGAGCGCTCAATGCCTCTTTTAATTTAGGATGGAATGTGTAAGTCACTGGGGGACTTTTACACATGC
It encodes:
- the ZFP36L2 gene encoding mRNA decay activator protein ZFP36L2 — translated: MSTTLLSAFYDIDFLCKTEKSLANLNLNNMLDKKAVGTPVAAAPSSGFAPGFLRRHSASNLHALAHPAPSPGSCSPKFPGAANGSSCGTAAAGGPASYGTLKEPSGGGGGTALLNKENKFRDRSFSENGERSQHLLHLQQQQKGGGGSQINSTRYKTELCRPFEESGTCKYGEKCQFAHGFHELRSLTRHPKYKTELCRTFHTIGFCPYGPRCHFIHNADERRPAPSGAASGDLRTFNARDALHLGFPREPRPKLHHSLSFSGFPSGHHQPPGSLESPLLLDSPTSRTPPPPSCSSASSCSSSASSCSSASAASTPSGAPTCCASAAAAALLYGTGGAEDLLAPGAPCAACSSASCANNAFAFGPELSSLITPLAIQTHNFAAVAAAYYRSQQQQQQGLAPPAHPPAPPNAPLPASATAPPSPPFSFQLPRRLSESPVFDAPPSPPDSLSDRDSYLSGSLSSGSLSGSESPSLDPGRRLPIFSRLSISDD